One segment of Streptomyces sp. YIM 121038 DNA contains the following:
- a CDS encoding phage tail sheath subtilisin-like domain-containing protein gives MPSYLSPGVYVEEVASGSRPIEGVGTSVAAFVGLAPTGPLNEPTLVTNWTQYVTSFGDFTDGYYLAHAVYGFFNNGGSAAYVVRVGGCAEGGAGDGGAPAEVAGAAAPAALPAAEPRQLGTFSVTATARGAHGPLTVEVADAEGEGPAERFRLVVKDGDKPVETLDVSAKKGNRSYVVTQVKERSKLITVTEAAPAAQLARPENQTVTLALPPAPAAAPAPVEQDATAHPGPAQYLGDSADRTGFGGLEAIDEISMVAVPDLMAAYQQGTIDLEAVKAVQLGLIAHCELMGDRVAVIDPPPSLNARQIRVWRQETAGYDSKYAALYYPWVKTFDPATGRARLMPPSGHVAGIWARNDSERGVHKAPANEVVRGAVDLELQITRGEQDLLNPIGVNCIRAFPGRGVRVWGARTMSSDPEWRYLNIRRYFNYLEESILIGTQWVVFEPNDHALWARIRRNISAFLVNEWRSGALFGRRPDEAYYVKCDEETNPPESVDLGRVVCEIGVAPVKPAEFVIFRLSQFSSGSGELEE, from the coding sequence ATGCCGTCCTACCTGTCGCCCGGCGTCTACGTCGAGGAGGTGGCCAGCGGTTCGCGCCCGATCGAGGGAGTGGGCACCTCCGTGGCGGCCTTCGTCGGGCTCGCGCCGACCGGACCGCTGAACGAGCCGACCCTGGTGACGAACTGGACCCAGTACGTCACCTCCTTCGGTGACTTCACCGACGGGTACTACCTGGCCCACGCCGTGTACGGCTTCTTCAACAACGGCGGATCCGCCGCGTACGTGGTGCGGGTCGGTGGCTGTGCAGAGGGCGGCGCCGGTGACGGCGGGGCCCCCGCCGAGGTGGCCGGGGCGGCGGCTCCGGCGGCCCTGCCCGCCGCCGAGCCCCGGCAGCTGGGCACGTTCTCCGTGACGGCCACGGCCCGGGGCGCGCACGGTCCGCTGACGGTGGAGGTCGCCGACGCCGAGGGCGAGGGCCCCGCCGAGCGCTTCAGGCTCGTCGTCAAGGACGGCGACAAGCCGGTCGAGACGCTCGACGTCAGCGCCAAGAAGGGCAACCGGTCCTACGTCGTCACCCAGGTGAAGGAGCGCTCCAAGCTCATCACCGTGACGGAGGCGGCACCCGCGGCGCAGCTCGCCCGCCCCGAGAACCAGACCGTCACGCTGGCCCTGCCCCCGGCCCCCGCCGCCGCGCCCGCCCCCGTCGAGCAGGACGCGACGGCGCACCCCGGCCCGGCGCAGTACCTCGGCGACTCCGCGGACCGCACCGGCTTCGGCGGCCTGGAGGCCATCGACGAGATCTCCATGGTCGCGGTCCCCGACCTCATGGCCGCCTACCAGCAGGGCACCATCGACCTGGAGGCCGTCAAGGCCGTGCAGCTCGGGCTCATCGCCCACTGCGAGCTGATGGGCGACCGCGTCGCCGTCATCGACCCGCCACCGAGCCTGAATGCCCGTCAGATCCGGGTGTGGCGCCAGGAGACGGCGGGTTACGACTCCAAGTACGCGGCCCTGTACTACCCCTGGGTGAAGACCTTCGACCCGGCCACGGGCCGGGCCCGGCTGATGCCGCCGAGCGGCCACGTCGCGGGCATCTGGGCCCGCAACGACTCCGAGCGGGGTGTGCACAAGGCGCCCGCCAACGAGGTCGTGCGCGGAGCCGTCGACCTGGAACTCCAGATCACCCGGGGCGAGCAGGACCTCCTCAACCCCATCGGTGTCAACTGCATCCGCGCCTTCCCGGGCCGGGGCGTGCGCGTCTGGGGCGCCCGCACCATGTCCTCCGACCCCGAGTGGCGCTATCTGAACATCCGCCGGTACTTCAACTACCTGGAGGAGTCGATCCTCATCGGCACCCAGTGGGTGGTGTTCGAGCCGAACGACCACGCCCTGTGGGCCCGCATCCGGCGCAACATCTCGGCGTTCCTCGTCAACGAGTGGCGCAGCGGCGCCCTCTTCGGCCGCCGTCCGGACGAGGCCTACTACGTGAAGTGCGACGAGGAGACCAACCCGCCGGAGTCGGTCGACCTGGGCCGGGTCGTGTGCGAGATCGGCGTCGCCCCGGTCAAGCCCGCGGAGTTCGTGATCTTCCGCCTCTCCCAGTTCTCCAGCGGCAGCGGGGAGTTGGAGGAGTAG
- a CDS encoding extensin — translation MASVQAPVQRAAAPVQRRRTPLGAPITPVEPSAAADGELTVQRSPFRRSHHSAVGALAASAAATVADTLGRVEPRGTERPEDPPPAYSPAAVDAAPPPYTVGSTPVASDDEAPPAYTRVPEGSFDPKGLSDFQVDELVHRMVGRITRLIRTELRMDRERIGRLRDDHR, via the coding sequence GTGGCCTCCGTGCAGGCCCCGGTCCAGCGCGCTGCGGCGCCCGTGCAGCGGCGGCGTACCCCGCTCGGCGCCCCGATCACCCCGGTGGAGCCATCAGCCGCCGCGGACGGGGAACTCACCGTTCAGCGCAGCCCGTTCAGGCGGAGTCACCACTCGGCGGTCGGGGCCCTCGCCGCGTCGGCGGCCGCGACCGTCGCCGACACCCTGGGGCGTGTCGAGCCACGGGGCACGGAGCGCCCCGAGGACCCTCCACCGGCCTACAGCCCGGCCGCCGTGGACGCGGCGCCACCCCCGTACACCGTGGGCTCGACGCCGGTCGCGTCCGACGACGAGGCGCCGCCCGCCTACACCCGGGTCCCCGAGGGCTCCTTCGACCCCAAGGGCCTCTCGGACTTCCAGGTGGACGAGCTGGTGCACCGGATGGTCGGCCGCATCACGCGGCTGATCCGTACCGAACTCCGCATGGACCGCGAGCGGATCGGCAGGCTCCGTGACGACCACCGCTGA
- a CDS encoding DUF4255 domain-containing protein: MIHEVDEVLKGLIGGGTLAGSGIDVSFDVPTRDWAARRNAPVVNAYLYDIREDVSRRQRGRTALRDDRAVVVRHRRPPRWFRLSYLVTAWTKTPQDEHRLLSAVLATLLPHELVPADELPGALGRLGLAVPMAVGDFPTEARSLADVWSALGGELKPSVDLAVTVPFPAYPDYDAGPPVTEGATVRVSGMDGTPAASTERAHRPHQVAAARAAHEQAAGSRTEQP, encoded by the coding sequence GTGATTCATGAGGTGGACGAGGTCCTCAAGGGCCTCATCGGCGGGGGGACGCTCGCCGGTTCCGGCATCGACGTCTCCTTCGACGTGCCCACCCGCGACTGGGCGGCCCGGCGCAACGCTCCCGTGGTCAACGCCTACTTGTACGACATCCGGGAGGACGTCTCGCGGCGCCAGCGCGGCCGTACGGCGCTGCGGGACGACCGGGCCGTCGTCGTGCGCCACCGCAGGCCCCCGCGCTGGTTCCGGCTCTCCTACCTGGTGACGGCCTGGACGAAGACGCCGCAGGACGAGCACCGGCTGCTGTCCGCGGTCCTGGCGACGCTGCTGCCCCACGAGCTGGTCCCCGCCGACGAACTGCCGGGCGCGCTCGGGCGCCTCGGCCTCGCGGTGCCGATGGCGGTGGGCGACTTCCCTACGGAGGCCCGCTCCCTCGCCGACGTCTGGTCCGCGCTCGGCGGCGAACTCAAGCCTTCCGTGGACCTCGCGGTGACGGTCCCGTTCCCGGCCTACCCCGACTACGACGCGGGTCCCCCGGTCACGGAGGGCGCGACGGTCCGGGTGAGCGGGATGGACGGCACCCCGGCCGCCTCCACGGAGCGCGCCCATCGGCCCCACCAGGTGGCGGCCGCCCGCGCCGCGCACGAGCAGGCGGCGGGGAGCCGCACGGAGCAGCCATGA
- a CDS encoding MerR family transcriptional regulator — protein sequence MNDLASLGAMNGLASIRRVADHFDLPVSTLHYWERRGLLTPHRRSGQRHYSADQCYRIALIRLWRSTGRMSLDEIGALLAAHAETPHWRETVTARLAAIESEMARLDVARAYLRGLLTCSREDALEHCAGFRALVPLPVDAPLKQS from the coding sequence ATGAACGACCTGGCTTCGCTTGGCGCGATGAACGGCCTGGCTTCGATCCGGCGCGTCGCCGACCACTTCGACCTGCCCGTGTCCACGCTGCACTACTGGGAGCGCCGCGGACTCCTCACGCCCCACCGGCGCTCCGGGCAGCGCCACTACAGCGCCGATCAGTGCTACCGGATCGCGCTCATCCGGCTGTGGCGGAGCACCGGGCGGATGTCCCTCGACGAGATCGGCGCGCTCCTCGCCGCGCACGCGGAGACTCCCCACTGGCGGGAGACGGTCACCGCCCGACTGGCCGCCATCGAGTCCGAGATGGCCCGTCTGGACGTCGCCCGCGCCTATCTGCGCGGCCTGCTGACGTGCTCCCGCGAGGACGCGCTCGAGCACTGCGCGGGCTTCCGCGCCCTGGTGCCGCTCCCGGTGGACGCTCCCCTCAAACAGAGTTAG
- a CDS encoding LysM peptidoglycan-binding domain-containing protein: MPKNKGAGKSLVRASLAIHEPPIGTSTIPGGLIRTFAFDFNPAQLTIGRRANWTVTPTAANRDGAMPEFMGSEPREMSVEIFLDSSDQPTSNEVLKKVQALLDCCGVTAKSKDADQPSPPWVIFQWGSFKTARFTAYVSSVDASYTLFGTSGMPLRAACQLRLHEIPGDPMGQNPTSGALTAQRVHRVVAGDSLQSLAWREYGDATVWRAIAEANGIDDPSVLASGTELLLPAPQEVGR, encoded by the coding sequence ATGCCCAAGAACAAGGGCGCAGGCAAGAGCCTCGTACGCGCCAGCCTCGCCATCCACGAGCCCCCCATCGGCACCAGCACCATCCCGGGAGGGCTCATCAGGACGTTCGCCTTCGACTTCAACCCGGCGCAGCTGACCATCGGCCGCCGCGCGAACTGGACGGTGACGCCGACGGCGGCCAACCGGGACGGCGCGATGCCGGAGTTCATGGGTTCGGAGCCGCGCGAGATGAGCGTGGAGATCTTCCTGGACTCCTCCGACCAGCCGACGAGCAACGAGGTCCTCAAGAAGGTGCAGGCGCTCCTCGACTGCTGTGGGGTGACCGCCAAGAGCAAGGACGCCGACCAGCCGTCGCCGCCGTGGGTGATCTTCCAGTGGGGGTCGTTCAAGACCGCCCGCTTCACCGCCTACGTCAGCTCCGTCGACGCCTCGTACACCCTGTTCGGCACCTCGGGCATGCCCCTGCGCGCCGCCTGCCAGCTGCGCCTGCACGAGATCCCGGGCGACCCCATGGGGCAGAACCCGACCTCGGGCGCGCTCACCGCGCAGCGCGTGCACCGGGTCGTCGCCGGTGACTCGCTGCAGTCGCTCGCCTGGCGCGAGTACGGCGACGCCACGGTGTGGCGGGCCATCGCCGAGGCCAACGGGATCGACGACCCGTCCGTCCTCGCCTCGGGCACCGAACTCCTGCTCCCCGCGCCGCAGGAGGTGGGCCGCTGA
- a CDS encoding ATP-binding protein codes for MSTSSLGTPSPAAERPGAPDPARLLLGRLAALRQSVTALVAHRSADDPTAHDPLRGLYVSQEAVSRLLRAPQAAPPDGDVRLDGPDGGPDDRLARTAARLGLTDLDTAVLLIALAPDLDRAFEPLYGYLNDDVSRRRATVGLALDLCGTPAQLPGARARFHPSGPLRALGLVTVEDADRPLLTRSLRVPDRITAHLLGDDTPDAALLGLLRGLPDPRSAGHDDEPFVRRLAARLSDGPVRAYLREHRAGDAQAALASALHAAGLGALSFSGCADRVPELLREARLSGRAVVVCGLPEHPGPMVAELTAAADVTVLLTDPRPYDPQWSAHDPLVLQAPRHAAGGTVAWRAALGPDADGFDLAATVAPYHLGGERIARAARAALALAAFDGAPLAACHVRLAARQQSASGLEQHARRIRPAVDWGDLVLPDAPLAQLRELSLRARHRDRVLGDWRLSAGGGRGHGVLGLFAGESGTGKTLSAEVIAADLGVDLYVVQLSSIVDKYVGETEKNLERIFTEADRTDAVLLFDEADAVFGKRSEVKDAHDRYANMESAYLLQRLESFDGIALLTTNLRANIDDAFTRRLDLVVDFPFPDAGQRLALWRHGLSHVPRAEGIDVGSLAEEFELAGGSIRSAVVTAAYLAAGRDGPVAAADLWEGARREYRKAGRLVPGEASW; via the coding sequence ATGAGCACCTCGTCCCTGGGCACCCCGTCGCCCGCGGCCGAGCGCCCCGGCGCCCCGGATCCGGCGCGCCTCCTGCTCGGCCGCCTCGCCGCGCTGCGGCAGTCGGTCACGGCCCTGGTCGCGCACCGCTCCGCCGACGACCCCACCGCGCACGACCCACTGCGCGGCCTGTACGTGTCCCAGGAGGCCGTGAGCCGACTGCTGCGCGCCCCGCAGGCCGCGCCACCCGACGGGGACGTACGCCTTGACGGCCCGGACGGCGGCCCCGACGACCGCCTCGCCCGCACGGCCGCCCGCCTCGGCCTCACCGACCTCGACACCGCCGTGCTGCTCATCGCCCTCGCGCCCGACCTCGACCGCGCCTTCGAGCCGCTCTACGGCTACCTCAACGACGACGTGAGCCGCCGCCGCGCCACCGTGGGGCTCGCCCTCGACCTGTGCGGCACGCCCGCGCAGCTGCCGGGCGCGCGCGCCCGTTTCCATCCGTCGGGGCCGCTGCGTGCCCTGGGGCTCGTGACCGTCGAGGACGCCGACCGCCCGCTGCTCACCCGCTCGTTGCGTGTTCCGGACCGGATCACCGCCCATCTGCTGGGCGACGACACACCGGACGCCGCGCTCCTCGGCCTCCTGCGGGGCCTGCCGGATCCGCGGTCCGCCGGGCATGACGACGAGCCGTTCGTGCGGCGGCTCGCCGCCCGGCTGAGCGACGGGCCCGTGCGCGCCTATCTGCGGGAGCACCGCGCGGGCGACGCACAGGCCGCTCTCGCCTCCGCCCTGCACGCGGCGGGGCTCGGCGCGCTGTCCTTCTCCGGCTGCGCGGACCGCGTGCCCGAGCTGCTGCGGGAGGCCCGCCTCAGCGGCCGCGCGGTCGTGGTGTGCGGCCTGCCGGAGCACCCCGGCCCGATGGTGGCCGAGCTGACCGCGGCCGCGGACGTGACCGTGCTGCTCACCGACCCCCGCCCCTACGACCCGCAGTGGTCCGCGCACGACCCGCTGGTGCTCCAGGCCCCCCGGCACGCGGCGGGAGGGACGGTCGCCTGGCGGGCCGCGCTCGGCCCGGACGCCGACGGGTTCGACCTGGCCGCCACCGTCGCCCCGTACCACCTGGGGGGTGAGCGCATCGCCAGGGCCGCGCGCGCGGCCCTGGCCCTGGCCGCGTTCGACGGGGCCCCGCTCGCCGCCTGCCACGTGCGGCTCGCCGCGCGGCAGCAGTCGGCGTCGGGGCTCGAACAGCACGCCCGGCGGATCCGTCCCGCGGTGGACTGGGGCGACCTGGTCCTGCCCGACGCGCCCCTCGCCCAGCTGCGGGAGCTCTCCCTGCGCGCCCGCCACCGCGACCGGGTGCTCGGCGACTGGCGGCTCAGCGCGGGCGGCGGCCGGGGGCACGGCGTGCTCGGGCTGTTCGCGGGCGAGTCCGGCACCGGCAAGACCCTGTCCGCGGAGGTGATCGCCGCCGACCTCGGTGTCGACCTGTACGTGGTCCAGCTGTCCTCGATCGTGGACAAGTACGTCGGCGAGACCGAGAAGAACCTCGAACGGATCTTCACGGAGGCCGACCGCACGGACGCCGTGCTCCTCTTCGACGAGGCCGACGCCGTCTTCGGCAAGCGCTCGGAGGTCAAGGACGCCCACGACCGGTACGCCAACATGGAGAGCGCCTACCTGTTGCAGCGCCTGGAGTCCTTCGACGGCATCGCCCTGCTGACCACCAATCTGCGGGCCAACATCGACGACGCGTTCACCCGCCGTCTCGACCTGGTGGTCGACTTCCCCTTCCCGGACGCCGGTCAGCGGCTCGCGCTGTGGCGGCACGGGCTGTCGCACGTGCCCCGCGCCGAGGGCATCGACGTCGGCTCCCTGGCCGAGGAGTTCGAGCTGGCGGGCGGTTCGATCCGCAGCGCGGTGGTCACCGCCGCCTATCTCGCCGCGGGCCGGGACGGGCCGGTCGCGGCGGCCGACCTGTGGGAGGGCGCCCGCCGCGAGTACCGCAAGGCGGGGCGCCTGGTGCCGGGGGAAGCGAGCTGGTGA
- a CDS encoding DUF6760 family protein, translating into MTYATDRLHEEIAYVAYHFHWNLETILDLEHHDRRRYAHQIASFVARAGAEG; encoded by the coding sequence GTGACGTACGCGACCGACCGACTGCACGAGGAGATCGCGTACGTCGCCTATCACTTCCACTGGAACCTGGAGACGATCCTGGACCTCGAACACCACGACCGGCGCCGCTACGCGCACCAGATCGCGTCCTTCGTGGCCCGCGCCGGGGCGGAGGGCTGA
- a CDS encoding hydrolase gives MSLWTSLEPASATVDPGDSTTVRLRVRNTGDIVDEYHFEPVGDLAPWTTVEPRTLRLYPGTTGTVELTFAPPRTPDATAGPNPYAVRVTPTEHPDAVVVPEGNLTITPFSEVRAELVPPTVKGRFRGRPKLAVDNLGNTKVTASLGGSDTGDRISYDLQPGNVQIEPGRAAFVNVTLRPRQITWFGSKQEQPYVLSVRRSGAEPKDVDGTFVQRGILPGWLATTFGLLVAVAIAFVMIWISYQPQVKSVAREKPVEAGKIKPVSPSAPISSAPPPSDKKDDEPADKPEESPKEKPEDGGGGGGGDDSEEDEPEERTAADAVRELAANGEGRHICYRAYVQDDGWQDPVCDGAEAGTVGEDKPIRSLNIAVSGTGGVNATAAYVTEHWRAGDDWKNAGDTEDLYIGDKDSNHPMEGFSISVPDGSVCFEAYAKDTEWIQEVCTPEGKDFYAGAPMEEDRQLEGIRLRA, from the coding sequence GTGAGCCTTTGGACCTCTTTGGAACCTGCTTCTGCGACCGTTGACCCCGGAGACAGCACCACGGTGCGGCTGCGGGTGCGCAACACCGGTGACATCGTCGACGAGTACCACTTCGAACCGGTGGGTGACCTCGCCCCCTGGACCACGGTCGAGCCGAGAACGCTGCGGCTCTACCCGGGGACGACCGGCACCGTGGAGCTGACGTTCGCACCGCCGCGTACGCCGGACGCGACCGCCGGCCCGAATCCGTACGCGGTACGGGTCACGCCGACGGAACATCCGGACGCCGTCGTCGTCCCCGAGGGCAACCTCACCATCACCCCCTTCTCCGAGGTGCGCGCCGAGCTGGTGCCGCCGACGGTGAAGGGGCGGTTCCGGGGACGGCCCAAGCTCGCCGTGGACAACCTCGGCAACACCAAGGTGACCGCGTCCCTCGGCGGCAGCGACACCGGGGACCGGATCTCCTACGACCTCCAGCCGGGCAACGTCCAGATCGAGCCGGGTCGGGCCGCCTTCGTGAACGTCACGCTGCGGCCCCGGCAGATCACCTGGTTCGGATCCAAGCAGGAGCAGCCGTACGTGCTCTCGGTGCGGCGCTCCGGGGCCGAACCGAAGGACGTGGACGGCACTTTCGTGCAGCGCGGGATCCTGCCGGGCTGGCTGGCCACCACCTTCGGGCTGCTCGTCGCGGTGGCCATCGCCTTCGTGATGATCTGGATCTCGTACCAGCCGCAGGTGAAGAGCGTGGCGCGGGAGAAGCCCGTGGAGGCCGGGAAGATCAAGCCGGTCAGCCCCTCCGCCCCCATCAGCAGCGCGCCGCCGCCGTCCGACAAGAAGGACGACGAACCCGCGGACAAGCCCGAGGAGAGCCCGAAGGAGAAGCCGGAGGACGGCGGTGGAGGCGGCGGGGGAGACGACTCCGAGGAGGACGAGCCCGAGGAGCGGACCGCGGCCGACGCGGTGCGTGAACTCGCCGCGAACGGCGAGGGCCGGCACATCTGCTACCGCGCCTACGTGCAGGACGACGGCTGGCAGGACCCGGTGTGCGACGGGGCCGAGGCCGGAACCGTGGGCGAGGACAAGCCGATCCGGTCCCTCAACATCGCGGTGTCCGGCACGGGCGGCGTCAACGCCACCGCCGCCTACGTGACCGAGCACTGGCGCGCGGGGGACGACTGGAAGAACGCGGGGGACACGGAGGACCTGTACATCGGGGACAAGGACTCGAACCACCCCATGGAGGGGTTCAGCATCAGCGTCCCCGACGGCTCCGTGTGCTTCGAGGCGTACGCGAAGGACACGGAGTGGATCCAGGAGGTGTGCACCCCGGAGGGCAAGGACTTCTACGCGGGCGCGCCGATGGAGGAGGACCGCCAGCTGGAGGGCATCCGCCTCAGGGCCTGA
- a CDS encoding VCBS repeat-containing protein translates to MFRKRSRLIAAPVAAVALTLTVAGYQASAAGSSGSGDAERSGAAARAAAACLSGTTTLLGDLDGDGRADRISNPGHTGTKMTVQWGKADGTFGSKQNVSKLVGARTGEVATAAVADFQNDGKLDVVVNIVKPSGVDDPATARVADYRPGPLKRSNLSSTRTRHLDIGDSTEVKELRVANYGGDAYPDLALLSNAGDGVWERNVRLTKASSGPGKYDYEQQQRYGATGTPAEPPSMPKSGWKHFYKPCS, encoded by the coding sequence ATGTTTCGCAAGCGCTCACGTCTGATCGCCGCGCCGGTCGCGGCTGTCGCCCTGACCCTGACGGTCGCCGGTTACCAGGCCAGCGCGGCCGGGTCGTCGGGTTCGGGCGACGCGGAACGGTCGGGCGCGGCCGCTCGGGCGGCGGCCGCGTGTCTGTCCGGCACCACGACGCTGCTCGGCGACCTCGACGGCGACGGCCGGGCGGACAGGATCAGCAACCCCGGCCACACCGGCACCAAGATGACCGTCCAGTGGGGCAAGGCCGACGGCACGTTCGGCAGCAAGCAGAACGTCAGCAAGCTCGTCGGCGCGCGCACCGGAGAGGTCGCGACCGCCGCTGTCGCCGACTTCCAGAACGACGGCAAGCTGGACGTCGTCGTCAACATCGTCAAGCCGTCCGGCGTGGACGACCCCGCGACGGCCCGCGTCGCGGACTACCGTCCCGGGCCGCTCAAGCGCTCCAACCTGAGCTCCACGCGCACCCGGCACCTGGACATCGGCGACTCCACCGAGGTCAAGGAGCTCCGGGTCGCCAACTACGGCGGCGACGCGTACCCGGACCTCGCGCTCCTCAGCAACGCCGGTGACGGCGTCTGGGAGCGGAACGTGCGCCTGACGAAGGCCAGCAGCGGACCGGGCAAGTACGACTACGAGCAGCAGCAGCGGTACGGCGCCACGGGCACCCCGGCCGAGCCGCCGTCCATGCCCAAGAGCGGCTGGAAGCACTTCTACAAGCCCTGCTCCTGA
- a CDS encoding response regulator transcription factor codes for MSTSSPAPVTSAPKPNRVRITVTAPDPISREGVLSQLRRYPEIELSEDPGPATVALLIEDVLDEGALARLRRTVRSEGTRAVLVVGTVREHELLDVIECGVGAIVWRREATARRLVQAVLTAAKGGGDLPADLLGRLISQVGRLHRGCADQPGGFLGLTQREVDVVRLVAEGLDTSEIALKLSYSERTVKNVMHGLTTRLHLRNRAHAVAYALREGYI; via the coding sequence TTGTCCACCTCGTCCCCGGCCCCCGTGACCTCCGCACCGAAGCCGAACCGGGTCCGGATCACCGTCACCGCTCCCGATCCGATCAGCCGCGAGGGAGTCCTCAGCCAGCTGCGCCGCTACCCCGAGATCGAACTGTCCGAGGACCCCGGTCCCGCCACGGTCGCCCTGCTCATCGAGGACGTGCTCGACGAGGGCGCGCTCGCCCGGCTGCGCCGCACCGTGCGCAGCGAGGGCACGCGCGCCGTGCTCGTCGTGGGCACGGTCCGCGAGCACGAGCTCCTGGACGTCATCGAATGCGGCGTCGGCGCCATCGTCTGGCGCCGCGAGGCCACCGCCCGCCGTCTCGTGCAGGCCGTACTCACCGCCGCCAAGGGCGGTGGGGACTTACCCGCTGACCTGCTGGGACGGCTCATCAGCCAGGTGGGACGCCTGCACCGGGGCTGCGCCGACCAGCCGGGCGGCTTCCTCGGGCTCACCCAGCGCGAGGTGGACGTCGTACGGCTCGTCGCCGAGGGCCTCGACACCTCGGAGATCGCCCTCAAGCTGTCGTACTCCGAACGCACCGTCAAGAACGTCATGCACGGCCTCACCACCCGGCTGCACCTGCGCAACCGGGCGCACGCGGTGGCCTACGCGCTCCGCGAGGGCTACATCTGA
- a CDS encoding phage tail protein produces the protein MSLMQGDSLTSHNFGLQIDGVMVEYLSEVSGLSIEQDVIVSQQNTAQGQIDINLLPGVQKNGQCTVVRGMTQSASFTQWINDSISGRMSTARKNASIIMMDFEDNPVKRYNLRNAWCSKIDASTLKAGEASALTETVTIVFEELVIE, from the coding sequence ATGAGTCTCATGCAGGGTGACTCCCTCACCTCACACAACTTCGGTCTGCAGATCGACGGTGTGATGGTCGAGTACCTCTCGGAGGTCAGCGGCCTCTCCATCGAGCAGGACGTCATCGTCAGCCAGCAGAACACCGCGCAGGGCCAGATCGACATCAATCTGCTGCCGGGCGTGCAGAAGAACGGGCAGTGCACCGTGGTGCGCGGCATGACCCAGTCGGCCTCGTTCACCCAGTGGATCAACGACTCGATCAGCGGCCGGATGAGCACGGCCCGCAAGAACGCCTCGATCATCATGATGGACTTCGAGGACAACCCGGTGAAGCGGTACAACCTGCGCAACGCCTGGTGCAGCAAGATCGACGCGAGCACCCTCAAGGCGGGCGAGGCCTCCGCGCTCACCGAGACCGTGACCATCGTCTTCGAAGAACTGGTCATCGAGTAA
- a CDS encoding phage tail protein, with protein MPRQDPGSTIWFRLSIDGESLGYFNGCEGLSSQVEIERRQEGGNNGFVWQLPSRVTFSTIRLTRPLTPDTAKVAKWISSVQTGIKRPTAEIAALRADGSEVARWGLIDVLPVSWQGPRLDPGSPAVATEVLEITHHGFTD; from the coding sequence ATGCCCCGTCAGGACCCGGGCTCAACGATTTGGTTCCGCCTCTCCATCGACGGCGAGAGCCTCGGCTACTTCAACGGATGCGAAGGCCTTTCGTCTCAGGTGGAGATCGAGCGCCGCCAGGAGGGCGGCAACAACGGCTTCGTGTGGCAACTGCCGTCCCGCGTCACGTTCTCCACCATCCGGCTGACCCGTCCGCTCACCCCGGACACCGCGAAGGTCGCCAAGTGGATCTCCTCCGTGCAGACCGGGATCAAGCGGCCCACCGCCGAGATCGCGGCCCTGCGCGCGGACGGCTCCGAGGTCGCGCGCTGGGGCCTGATCGACGTACTGCCGGTCAGCTGGCAGGGCCCGCGGCTCGACCCCGGAAGTCCGGCCGTCGCCACGGAGGTCCTGGAGATCACCCACCACGGATTCACGGACTGA